CCCACGTCGCCGTTGATGGCCCCGAGGCCCGCCGCCCCGTCGGCGTCGAGAATTTCCCGCAACCGCCGGCCATCCGGCTCCGGCGCGTCGCGCAGCGCGTAGATGACCGGCAGCGTCACTTTGCCGGTTTGGATATCACTGCCGATCGGCTTGCCGAGGTGGTCGGCGCTCGCGGTGACGTCGAGCGTATCGTCGGTAATCTGGAACGCCATGCCCCACTCGAGGCCAAACGCGCCCAGGGCCTCGGCCGACTCGGCCCGGGCGCCGGCCGTCAGCGCCCCGCACCGGCACGCGGCGCTCGTCAGCGCCGCCGTCTTGCCGTCGATGATGTCGAAGTAAACGGCCTCGTCGGTGTGGGCGGTGTTGCCGTACTTGATCTGCTTGATTTCGGCCTGGGCCATGCGCACGGTCGCGGCCGCCATCGCGGCGGCCACGTCGTCCGCGCGCAGCCGCGCCAATATATGGAAGGCTTTGCTGAAGAGATAGTCGCCGAGCAGGACCGCGACCTGATTGCCCCACACCGCGTTCACGGAAGCCAGCCCGCGGCGGCGATCGGCCGCGTCGATCACGTCGTCATGGATAAGCGACGCCACGTGGATCAGTTCGACGGCGGCGGCGACGCCGAGCCGCGCCGCGCTCCCGCCGCCCGTGGCCTTGGCGGAGAGACAGACGAGCGCCGGCCGGAGCATCTTCCCCCGCGTGGTGAGGACGTGCGTCACAAGCTCGCCGATAAACGCATCCTCCGAGGACAGTTCCGCGCGGAACAGCCGCTCGAGGGCCTCAAGATCCTCGCGCACCGGGGCGTAGATGCGGTCCAGCGCTGCGGCCTGCGTCACGGTCGCGCCTCCAGAACGTCCCTCACGAACGGCTCCCGACGCGGGCCGTTAGGCTTCGGCGACAATTCCGTAGAGCGAGACGAAGTAGATCAGGCCGAAGAGAAGCAGCCAGAAGATCAGATAGCGCCAGTAGATAACGCTCTGCGATGGGGATTGCGAGGCGCGCGCGGCGCCGGCGGCGTCCGCGGCCGGCCGATGCTCTGCCATTCAGGATTCCTCCTGCGCCTGGTCCGCCTGCCCCGCCTGCCCCGCGCTAGACGGGGCGCTAGACGGGGCGCCAGACGGGGCCTGCCCCGCGCCAGACGGGGTGCCGGGCGGCTCCGGGGCGCCCTGCCGGGCCGCGGGCCGCGGGGCCGCCGCCCGGGGTGCCGGCACGACCGGACCGGGCAGTTGCGCGACCTGGTTGCTGAACGCCCGAACGGCCGCGAGGAAGCCCGCCTGATCGTGCAGGCCGAAATAGATCGCCGCGATCCGATCGGGATGGATTTTCTGCCGCTCGAACCGGCGCCGCAACTGTGCCACGCGGTCGCCGATCAGGTTGTTGCCGAAACGGTTGAAGCAGTCGCCGAGCGGGCAGCCGCAGACGAACGTGCCCTCGGCGCCGTTGCGGAGGGCGAACTCCAGCCACGATGGCCGGATGAACCCCGAGCACGGGATGTTGATCAGCGTGACGTTGGGGAGGTCCCGCATCGTGCCGTCCGGGGCCACGAGGGCCGAGGCGTCGACCGCGAAATCGCACAGAAAGCCGACGATGCGCGGACGGCCCGTTCCGGCGGCGGGTTCCCGCCGGGCTAGCTCCGGCATGCCTGCACCACCTTCTCCTGGATGTCGCGTTCCAAGAATCGCGGCAACTCGAGCGCCTCGAACGGGCACGCACCGATGCAGATGCCGCACTCGACGCACCGCGATTCGAGCACGATCGCGAAGAGCTTCCGGGCCTGGGCCGCCTTGGTCACCCCCGGATGCGGACTCGGCACCATGACGATCGCGCTGTACGGACAGTCATAGTAGCACAGTTCGCAGCCGGTGCAGTTGGCGTCGATGACCTGCGCGATGCCGGAATCGCGGATGCCGAGCGCCTGGGGCGTTTCGGGCAGTTGATACGGGATGTAGAGGCCGTAGACCGTAATCACGACGGCCAGGGCGACGAGCACGAGCGGCGGCAGCACCTTGAGACCGACGTACGGCAGCAGGAACAACCAGTCGACGGCGAGCGTCGTCGGCGTAACGGTGGCGCGGGCCGGCGCCTGGCTGGTCGCCGGCACGAGCGCGGTCAGCAGCACGATGAGGCCCAGGGAGAACAGCGTCCAGACGGCCGGCGGCCACACCTTCGGGTGCCGGATCCGCACGTAGTGCCACCACAGCAGCACGTAGAGCACGACCGCGGCGCCCACGTGCAGGTAGAGCATCCGCGGCAGCAGCAGGTTCGAGATCCCGGCGCTGCCCTGGAAGATGGACTGCAGCCAGCCG
Above is a window of bacterium DNA encoding:
- a CDS encoding polyprenyl synthetase family protein — encoded protein: MTQAAALDRIYAPVREDLEALERLFRAELSSEDAFIGELVTHVLTTRGKMLRPALVCLSAKATGGGSAARLGVAAAVELIHVASLIHDDVIDAADRRRGLASVNAVWGNQVAVLLGDYLFSKAFHILARLRADDVAAAMAAATVRMAQAEIKQIKYGNTAHTDEAVYFDIIDGKTAALTSAACRCGALTAGARAESAEALGAFGLEWGMAFQITDDTLDVTASADHLGKPIGSDIQTGKVTLPVIYALRDAPEPDGRRLREILDADGAAGLGAINGDVGGTAARAAACGAAPDEVQGILTRSGAIDRALAVARDRATRAAQALAGLPPSAARDSLAALVEFVTVRTR
- a CDS encoding hydrogenase iron-sulfur subunit, coding for MPELARREPAAGTGRPRIVGFLCDFAVDASALVAPDGTMRDLPNVTLINIPCSGFIRPSWLEFALRNGAEGTFVCGCPLGDCFNRFGNNLIGDRVAQLRRRFERQKIHPDRIAAIYFGLHDQAGFLAAVRAFSNQVAQLPGPVVPAPRAAAPRPAARQGAPEPPGTPSGAGQAPSGAPSSAPSSAGQAGQADQAQEES
- a CDS encoding cytochrome b N-terminal domain-containing protein — protein: MYSRLLARLLQWTLRLDVAINRVYPEDFNPLYYTGGLANLFLTVLVLSGIFLFLYYIPSFNDAYTSVQFITAQVPYGQVIRGIHRYAADAFMIAILLHFFRNWFTDRFRFSRDEPWLSGMMLILFSGFLGVTGYVLVWDQRAELLVAMTARMLGAVPVAGGWLQSIFQGSAGISNLLLPRMLYLHVGAAVVLYVLLWWHYVRIRHPKVWPPAVWTLFSLGLIVLLTALVPATSQAPARATVTPTTLAVDWLFLLPYVGLKVLPPLVLVALAVVITVYGLYIPYQLPETPQALGIRDSGIAQVIDANCTGCELCYYDCPYSAIVMVPSPHPGVTKAAQARKLFAIVLESRCVECGICIGACPFEALELPRFLERDIQEKVVQACRS